A genomic segment from Lutzomyia longipalpis isolate SR_M1_2022 chromosome 3, ASM2433408v1 encodes:
- the LOC129792255 gene encoding THO complex subunit 4 — MVDKIEMSLDDIIKSTKGMGLRQRKPQGRAPLGRRGGGNFQQRGRGGGLSGGGGVRKGRNSGGGITRPTNGRFPRGDVNSAWKHDMFEGAKRKIRGIGSNTNTTAKLLVSNLDYGVSESDINELFADFGPLKSASVHYDRSGRSLGTADVVFERRADAVKAMKQYNGVPLDGRPMNIQLATSEVPTLSPAINRNRFPGPRVGAQKPQQRRNNAGGGGGGAPRRQGGRTPRGPAPTAEQLDAELDAYVKDMK, encoded by the exons ATGGTGGACAAGATTGAAATGAGTTTGGATGATATCATCAAATCGACAAAAGGAATGGGATTGAGACAACGTAAACCCCAAGGTCGTGCCCCCCTTGGACGTCGTGGTGGTGGTAATTTTCAACAGAGGGGCCGCGGTGGTGGTTTGAGTGGGGGCGGTGGTGTCCGGAAGGGACGCAATTCAGGTGGCGGCATCACACGACCCACAAATGGACGATTCCCGAGG GGCGATGTTAACAGCGCATGGAAGCACGACATGTTTGAAGgagcaaaaaggaaaattcgcGGAATTGGGAGCAACACCAACACAACAGCCAAACTTTTAGTCAGCAACTTGGATTACGGAGTATCAGAGTCGGATATAAATGAACTTTTTGCGGACTTTGGACCACTCAAGAGCGCTTCTGTTCACTACGATCGTTCCGGCAGATCTCTAG gtACAGCGGATGTTGTATTTGAGCGACGTGCAGATGCAGTCAAGGCTATGAAGCAGTACAATGGTGTACCACTCGATGGGCGACCGATGAACATTCAATTGGCAACATCAGAAGTTCCCACACTGTCGCCAGCAATCAATAGAAACAGATTCCCAGGACCTCGCGTTGGTGCACAAAAGCCACAGCAGA GGAGAAACAATgcaggtggtggtggtggtggtgcgcCCCGTCGCCAGGGTGGACGAACTCCCCGTGGACCAGCCCCAACAGCTGAACAACTTGACGCTGAGCTGGATGCCTATGTCAAAGATATGAAGTAA